One Coccinella septempunctata chromosome 1, icCocSept1.1, whole genome shotgun sequence DNA window includes the following coding sequences:
- the LOC123318638 gene encoding syntaxin-6 isoform X2, with the protein MTLEDPFFVVKDEVFKALNKTRGLYLRWIEIQEDPICVSKEEIEWINTELKNSLRSIEWDLEDLEDTIDIVEKNPTKFKIDNKELTLRKKFIDSTREEVKLMRDKINMNRGRDRDHTARQPLLDTSEVKVTNTRGTTKYSKLENDTDSPQRNFIKDTFAQQQYLTRQQEEHLEAIGDSLGSLKNMSRHIGIELDEQAGMLDEFGTEMDTTESRMDSAMKRMAKVLHMTTD; encoded by the exons TGAGGTTTTTAAAGCTTTGAACAAAACTCGAGGACTTTACCTCCGATGGATTGAGATTCAGGAAGATCCTATTTGTGTGTCAAAAGAAGAAATTGAATGGATAAATACTGAGCTTAAAAACTCTCTCCGAAGTATAGAATGGGATTTGGAAGACTtggaagatacaattg ATATAGTTGAAAAGAACCCAACCAAGTTTAAGATAGATAATAAGGAGCTAACACtgaggaaaaaatttattgatagtACCCGGGAAGAAGTGAAA CTGATGAgagataaaataaatatgaaccgTGGAAGGGACCGTGATCATACAGCCCGGCAG CCTTTGCTGGATACAAGTGAGGTTAAGGTCACAAATACTAGGGGGACAACTAAATATTCTAAATTGGAAAATGACACTGATAGTCCTCAAAGAAATTTCATCAAAGATACCTTTGCACAACAACAGTACTTGACTAGACAACAGGAAGAGCATCTAGAAGCAATTGGAGATAGTTTGGGGTCCCTCAAAAATATGTCGAGGCATATTGGAATAGAACTGGATGAACAGGCAGG TATGCTGGATGAGTTTGGGACTGAAATGGATACAACTGAGTCCAGAATGGACTCAGCAATGAAGAGAATGGCTAAAGTTCTTCATATGACAACTG ACTGA
- the LOC123318638 gene encoding syntaxin-6 isoform X1, with amino-acid sequence MTLEDPFFVVKDEVFKALNKTRGLYLRWIEIQEDPICVSKEEIEWINTELKNSLRSIEWDLEDLEDTIDIVEKNPTKFKIDNKELTLRKKFIDSTREEVKLMRDKINMNRGRDRDHTARQPLLDTSEVKVTNTRGTTKYSKLENDTDSPQRNFIKDTFAQQQYLTRQQEEHLEAIGDSLGSLKNMSRHIGIELDEQAGMLDEFGTEMDTTESRMDSAMKRMAKVLHMTTDRRQWTAIIVLSIILFIVILLFIIL; translated from the exons TGAGGTTTTTAAAGCTTTGAACAAAACTCGAGGACTTTACCTCCGATGGATTGAGATTCAGGAAGATCCTATTTGTGTGTCAAAAGAAGAAATTGAATGGATAAATACTGAGCTTAAAAACTCTCTCCGAAGTATAGAATGGGATTTGGAAGACTtggaagatacaattg ATATAGTTGAAAAGAACCCAACCAAGTTTAAGATAGATAATAAGGAGCTAACACtgaggaaaaaatttattgatagtACCCGGGAAGAAGTGAAA CTGATGAgagataaaataaatatgaaccgTGGAAGGGACCGTGATCATACAGCCCGGCAG CCTTTGCTGGATACAAGTGAGGTTAAGGTCACAAATACTAGGGGGACAACTAAATATTCTAAATTGGAAAATGACACTGATAGTCCTCAAAGAAATTTCATCAAAGATACCTTTGCACAACAACAGTACTTGACTAGACAACAGGAAGAGCATCTAGAAGCAATTGGAGATAGTTTGGGGTCCCTCAAAAATATGTCGAGGCATATTGGAATAGAACTGGATGAACAGGCAGG TATGCTGGATGAGTTTGGGACTGAAATGGATACAACTGAGTCCAGAATGGACTCAGCAATGAAGAGAATGGCTAAAGTTCTTCATATGACAACTG ATCGACGCCAGTGGACTGCTATCATCGTTTTATCTATTATTCTATTCATTGTGATACTTTTGTTTATAATACTGTGA
- the LOC123323035 gene encoding transmembrane protein 223, translating into MNCFLSLHKLKTICIPNLNKIIPRRKVLTFNTKFISSSAEVNTNVIKDVILYKYDNPRFFKTLNLFAIVQFGFWSYLSLTAYETLRDAPVKQNAEKWWEKFNLGENKYRYTITFASFLIGYGILVVSWMYTLRSVRFLILNKGGQKCTLVTYTPFGRNRMMTLGLENTSCTTSRHIAPSYIPIKVKGYLFHYLLDMRGEFKNPRLFDYTVGLRRNFNA; encoded by the exons ATGAATTGCTTTCTTTCTTTGCACAAATTGAAGACAATATGTATTCCTAATTTGAATAAGATTATTCCTAGGAGAAAAGTTCTAACTTTCAACACCAAATTCATTTCTTCTTCAGCAGAAGTTAATACAAATGTAATAAAAGATGTTATTCTTTATAAATATGACAATCCTAGATTCTTCAAAACGTTAAATCTGTTTGCCATAGTTCAATTTGGCTTTTGGTCATATCTCTCCCTTACTGCATACGAAACCCTTAGGGATGCTCCTGTGAAACAGAATGCTGAGAAGTGGTgggaaaaattcaatttgggCGAAAATAAATACAGATATACTATAACGTTCGCAAGTTTCCTTATTG GGTATGGTATCCTTGTTGTCAGCTGGATGTATACACTGAGGTCAGTGAGATTTCTGATTTTAAATAAGGGTGGACAGAAGTGTACTTTGGTGACTTATACACCGTTTGGACGAAATCGTATGATGACTCTAGGTCTTGAAAATACAAGTTGTACTACTTCAAGGCACATTGCCCCCTCTTACATTCCGATCAAAGTTAAAGGATATTTGTTTCATTATTTGTTGGACATGAGAGGCGAGTTCAAAAACCCTCGATTATTTGATTATACAGTGGGCCTTAGACGCAATTTTAACGCCTAG
- the LOC123323034 gene encoding kinesin-like protein Nod, protein MNLDDHVNVSVRLKPPPRRRSFKSSLQVISSDPALLLATERQQTFHFDNIFEEDSSQEEIYGKIVKPLVGKVKDGYNCTIFAYGQTGTGKTYTMGTNSLEKNDGIIPRALDDFFSYDNGEVDVHVSFMEIYNERVYDLLKSNNETPLPLKGFRVEGLSKQKVFNIYEAKSFLKLGGKKRHTGETKQNMFSSRSHAIFSIEFTVDHGNKQTCAKLNLVDLAGSESVKKTGTQGNSFQEGININKGLLCIGQVMTALSSNLSYIPYRQSIITTILQDSLNRNNYISLIACVKCDIEDANESIQALEFAQRVKKMKNKPEVNEILMKFKLDNPLLERNGRSSSTPMKRAPATPFRINQFKKPKLLSTLNCHAEMSGVSINNSKSTVSMTSACNSEMGTNFSPILRKYMGALENTLMDKLENVIQNTLKRPTRRSARLSAIAGKENTPKYSWREIQPKVAKLVQKEVIQMTSKTLRATSSPIDHEDIDQAKKILVFDDQISMQTSEVSENELNEKKELQKLTPCISPINHNQTKDPFENDFIFKKPALPNKTNVEKEQFNSSETTKVAPRRSTRISIRSQRILNETRELNESNIKNNNRNSKRKKLPKFPENCGCEHTKISEPKKKGKSKNTESPKQMRTREVLDILNSGDKKDLQKLATIGPKTAERILLFRHIKGNFASVKELSDMPGWSKTYFNNFIDQNFLNI, encoded by the exons atgaatttagaTGACCATGTCAATGTTAGTGTAAGACTGAAACCTCCTCCAAGACGGAGGTCTTTTAAAAGTTCATTACAAGTTATCAGTAGTGATCCAGCA CTTTTATTAGCAACAGAGAGGCAACAGACATTTCATTTCGATAATATTTTTGAGGAAGATTCTAGTCAGGAagaaatttatggaaaaattgtcAAGCCCTTAGTGGGAAAAGTCAAAGATGGATATAATTGTACTATTTTTGCATATGGACAGACTGGAACAGGAAAGACGTACACTATGGGGACAAATTCATTG GAAAAGAATGATGGTATTATTCCTAGGGCTTTGGATGACTTTTTCTCTTATGATAATGGTGAAGTAGATGTTCATGTTTCTTTCATGGAGATATATAATGAGAGAGTTTATGATTTGCTCAAAAGCAATAATGAAACTCCACTGCCACTAAAAG GTTTTAGAGTTGAGGGTTTGTCAAAACAAAAAGTATTCAATATTTATGAGGCAAAAAGTTTCCTCAAATTGGGTGGAAAAAAGAGACACACAGGTGAAACCAAACAAAATATGTTTAGTTCTAGATCTCATGCGATTTTCTCAATTGAATTCACAGTTGATCATGG GAACAAACAAACTTGTGCAAAATTAAATTTAGTTGATTTGGCTGGTTCagaaagtgtaaaaaaaactgGAACTCAAGGAAATTCATTTCAGGAgggtataaatataaataaggGTTTActttgtataggacaagttatGACGGCACTCAGTAGTAATCTGTCTTACATTCCTTACAGACAATCAATCATAACAACTATACTACAAG ATTCCCTGAATAGAAATAATTATATATCCCTGATAGCTTGTGTGAAGTGTGATATTGAAGATGCCAATGAATCCATCCAAGCACTAGAGTTTGCTCAAAGGGTTAAAAAGATGAAGAATAAACCAGAAGTCAATGAAATACTCATGAAATTCAAACTAGACAATCCCCTATTGGAAAGAAATGGCAGATCTTCATCAACTCCAATGAAAAGAGCTCCAGCAACACCGTTCAGGATCAATCAATTCAAGAAGCCGAAGTTACTGAGTACCTTGAACTGCCACGCGGAAATGAGTGGTGTATCTATAAACAATTCCAAATCAACAGTTTCCATGACATCAGCCTGTAATAGTGAAATGGGAACTAACTTCAGTCCAATTTTGAGGAAATATATGGGTGCGCTCGAAAACACCTTGATGGATAAGTTGGAAAATGTTATTCAAAACACTTTGAAAAGACCCACTAGACGGAGTGCCAGATTATCAGCTATTGCAGGAAAAGAGAATACTCCTAA ATACTCTTGGAGAGAAATTCAACCGAAAGTCGCAAAATTAGTTCAAAAGGAAGTCATACAAATGACATCTAAAACGTTGAGAGCGACTAGCAGCCCTATAGATCACGAGGATATCGATCAGGCTAAAAAGATATTG GTATTTGATGACCAAATTTCGATGCAAACTAGTGAAGTCTCTGAAAATGAACttaatgaaaaaaaagaattgcaaAAATTAACACCATGCATTTCTCCTATTAATCATAACCAAACGAAGGAtccatttgaaaacgatttcATATTCAAGAAACCAGCTCTTCCAAATAAAACAAATGTAGAAAAAGAACAATTTAATTCATCAGAAACTACAAAAGTTGCACCAAGAAGAAGTACAAGAATTTCAATTAGATCTCAAAGAATACTGAATGAAACTAGGGAATTAAATGAATCCAATATTAAGAATAACAACAGAAATAGTAAACGCAAAAAACTTCCTAAATTTCCTGAAAATTGTGGTTGCGAGCATACAAAAAT CTCTGAACCTAAGAAAAAGGGTAAATCCAAGAACACTGAAAGTCCAAAGCAAATGAGAACAAGAGAAGTTCTCGATATACTTAATTCAGGAGATAAAAAGGATTTACAGAAATTGGCTACCATTGGTCCAAAGACTGCGGAGAGAATTTTATTGTTCAG ACACATCAAAGGGAATTTTGCATCTGTTAAGGAACTGTCGGATATGCCTGGATGGTCCAAAacttattttaataatttcattgaccaaaattttttgaacatataa